A section of the Halobacterium hubeiense genome encodes:
- a CDS encoding AbrB/MazE/SpoVT family DNA-binding domain-containing protein yields MSTDDPEVTTVTSKGQITIPSRLREEFGLERGTKLMVVPTDYGLVLKKLELPSVEEFQQRVEERAETVELSMEEVDELVHEARGSGE; encoded by the coding sequence ATGAGCACCGACGATCCTGAAGTAACCACCGTGACATCGAAAGGCCAGATCACGATTCCAAGCCGGCTACGGGAGGAATTCGGCCTCGAAAGAGGCACGAAGCTAATGGTCGTCCCAACCGACTACGGGCTCGTCCTAAAGAAACTCGAACTCCCGTCAGTCGAAGAGTTCCAACAGCGGGTCGAAGAGCGAGCCGAAACAGTCGAACTGTCGATGGAGGAAGTTGATGAGTTAGTGCATGAAGCGCGGGGATCTGGTGAATGA
- a CDS encoding ParA family protein has product MLSAVVYSESGGTFKTTTTGNLAVAFQRAGLDTLVIDLDPQEGNLTTLFDVGEHRSDPDADNIVRHILERPKGEFGDLIETSSEGVDIVPSHDMLGDFTSNLEQKITYEAQMESMDREDYPRFELLHDLLWKEEQLQNEYDAVLIDPNARAEDLLYNSIFALRTLVAPVKPAGKGNLSLDGLEQLVTGMEEKLDIQVGLSCVVPSGVGQTNAHQQYQRKFDATEEFATPVSIGDRESMMDEMWEARGSAFKVVEERWKTHEVNGEMVSEPGPRRVSDRELETLEKLWTLAAFIATETFDEDFDEELLLNITDHEDVTLEPALGNEPEVTN; this is encoded by the coding sequence ATGCTATCCGCAGTCGTCTACTCCGAATCCGGAGGGACGTTCAAAACCACAACAACCGGTAACCTCGCGGTTGCATTCCAACGCGCGGGCCTAGACACGCTTGTCATCGACCTGGACCCACAAGAAGGGAACCTGACGACCCTCTTCGATGTCGGTGAACATCGCAGCGACCCAGACGCCGACAACATCGTCCGACACATCCTCGAACGGCCAAAGGGTGAATTTGGAGATCTCATCGAGACCAGCAGCGAGGGCGTAGACATCGTTCCAAGTCACGACATGCTTGGTGATTTTACCAGCAATCTCGAGCAGAAAATCACCTACGAGGCACAGATGGAGAGCATGGACAGAGAAGACTACCCCCGGTTTGAACTCCTCCACGACCTCCTCTGGAAGGAAGAACAACTGCAGAACGAGTACGACGCTGTTCTGATCGACCCAAATGCTAGGGCAGAAGACCTGCTGTATAACTCAATTTTCGCCCTCCGAACACTCGTTGCGCCTGTCAAGCCAGCCGGAAAGGGGAATTTGAGCCTCGACGGCCTCGAACAACTGGTCACTGGAATGGAGGAGAAGCTCGACATTCAGGTCGGACTTTCTTGCGTCGTGCCGAGTGGCGTAGGACAAACGAACGCCCACCAGCAGTACCAGCGCAAATTCGACGCCACAGAGGAGTTCGCGACGCCCGTCTCAATCGGTGACCGCGAAAGCATGATGGATGAAATGTGGGAAGCGCGTGGGTCTGCGTTCAAGGTCGTCGAAGAGCGCTGGAAAACCCACGAAGTCAACGGCGAGATGGTTTCCGAGCCGGGGCCGCGTCGCGTCTCCGACCGGGAGCTGGAAACACTCGAGAAACTGTGGACTCTAGCGGCCTTCATCGCGACCGAAACCTTCGACGAGGACTTCGATGAGGAACTGCTGTTGAATATCACTGACCACGAGGACGTAACACTTGAGCCAGCACTCGGAAACGAACCTGAGGTGACTAACTAA
- a CDS encoding Cdc6/Cdc18 family protein: MADNTGSQQSLNDIWASEDAIFARKELLDIDHIPDEDRIIGRDEEIEDVASSIHPAVRGKSPRNTLIYGKTGTGKSLVAKHVTQSAKQFAETNDTDMGRVYIDCTQSTTETRVVINIARNLNSPEATNISIPVTGLSTDVYYHRLWNILDELYDVAVIILDEIDKLKDSEILMQLSRAGEAGKVDSCKVGIIAISNKISFKDTLDERVLSSLQDREFVFPPYDANQLRNIMHNRSDAFHDGVLTDDVIPLSAAFAAQEHGDARKALDILRNAGELAKDAGADQVLEEHVRDAREKADIDRFAQLLEGQPPQIKATVYSLSLLADNNPDESEFSTRQIYDVYKQLTALLDMDTLSHRRMADRLGEQVFLDILGRSERVGRGRGQGVTHYYFLMEDPEVVKQVIHQDDRFADVNNVSI; this comes from the coding sequence ATGGCCGATAACACCGGGTCGCAACAATCACTCAACGACATCTGGGCGAGCGAGGACGCCATCTTCGCCAGGAAAGAACTCCTTGACATCGACCATATTCCCGACGAAGACCGAATCATCGGCCGTGACGAAGAAATCGAAGACGTTGCCTCCAGCATCCACCCCGCAGTCCGTGGCAAATCCCCACGAAACACACTCATTTACGGGAAAACCGGGACTGGGAAATCACTCGTAGCGAAACACGTCACACAAAGCGCCAAGCAATTCGCTGAAACCAACGATACAGACATGGGGCGTGTCTACATCGACTGCACGCAATCCACAACGGAAACCCGCGTTGTCATCAATATCGCTCGAAACCTCAACAGCCCAGAGGCAACGAACATCTCGATTCCCGTTACCGGACTCTCAACTGACGTCTACTACCACCGACTCTGGAATATCCTCGACGAACTGTACGATGTTGCCGTTATCATCCTCGACGAGATTGACAAACTCAAAGACAGCGAGATACTAATGCAACTGTCACGCGCCGGGGAAGCTGGGAAAGTCGACTCCTGTAAAGTCGGCATCATCGCCATTAGTAACAAGATCTCGTTCAAAGATACGCTCGATGAACGCGTGCTCAGCAGTCTGCAAGACCGGGAATTCGTATTTCCTCCATACGACGCCAATCAACTCCGAAATATCATGCATAACCGGTCTGACGCGTTCCACGATGGTGTTCTCACAGATGATGTGATTCCATTAAGCGCTGCATTTGCTGCGCAAGAACACGGTGATGCTCGGAAAGCGCTCGATATCCTTCGTAACGCGGGAGAGCTAGCCAAAGATGCTGGAGCGGACCAAGTCTTGGAGGAACACGTTCGAGATGCACGGGAGAAAGCGGACATCGATCGGTTCGCACAACTTCTCGAAGGGCAGCCACCGCAGATTAAAGCCACCGTGTACTCTCTTTCACTCCTCGCAGACAACAATCCTGACGAGAGCGAATTTTCGACACGCCAGATATACGACGTATACAAGCAACTTACGGCACTCTTAGATATGGATACACTCTCACATCGGCGGATGGCTGACCGGCTCGGTGAACAAGTGTTCCTTGATATTCTTGGCCGGTCTGAACGCGTCGGTCGT
- a CDS encoding putative toxin-antitoxin system toxin component, PIN family → MKAVLDTNVLISSVIATGVPHDVVVKGFSSKYQIIVSVETLTEFRETLLKYPDRFGMDEDEVQQEVETIRYFAEFVEPDEEITAVEDDPDDDKFLEAAVAGNVDYVVSGDQHLLDLDSFRNIEIIDPRTFYEQLEAE, encoded by the coding sequence ATGAAGGCGGTTCTTGATACGAACGTACTCATCTCAAGCGTTATCGCGACCGGCGTCCCACACGACGTCGTCGTCAAAGGCTTTAGCAGTAAGTACCAGATCATCGTCTCCGTCGAGACCCTCACAGAGTTTCGCGAGACGCTCCTCAAGTATCCGGACCGGTTTGGAATGGACGAAGACGAAGTCCAACAGGAGGTTGAAACGATCCGCTATTTCGCGGAGTTTGTCGAGCCGGATGAAGAGATCACCGCTGTTGAAGACGATCCTGACGATGACAAGTTCCTCGAAGCCGCTGTTGCTGGCAACGTAGATTATGTTGTTTCTGGTGATCAGCACCTCCTCGACCTAGATTCGTTCCGTAATATCGAAATCATCGACCCCCGAACGTTCTACGAGCAGCTCGAAGCAGAGTGA